One stretch of Desulfobacterales bacterium DNA includes these proteins:
- a CDS encoding chemotaxis protein CheW produces MKRLDKLLTFCLDDRKIALYVSAVQRIIPMIEVSALPKAPEIVVGIINLQGTLIPVFDIRRRFRLPPREVHLDDQMIIATTAKRTVALIVDSVDDVIEIPHERIIAAEQILPELEYVEGVMKSESGMILIHDLEQFLSLPEEKALGEAMEALNPDERKEG; encoded by the coding sequence ATGAAAAGACTGGACAAGCTGCTTACATTCTGTCTGGACGATCGAAAAATAGCCCTGTACGTATCCGCTGTTCAGCGAATTATCCCGATGATCGAAGTGAGCGCGCTGCCGAAGGCGCCGGAAATCGTCGTCGGCATCATCAACCTGCAGGGAACACTTATACCCGTATTCGACATCAGGCGTCGTTTCCGCCTGCCCCCGAGAGAGGTGCATCTCGATGACCAGATGATCATCGCAACCACAGCAAAGCGGACGGTAGCACTCATTGTCGATTCGGTAGACGACGTAATTGAGATCCCGCACGAGAGAATCATCGCGGCTGAACAGATCCTTCCGGAACTCGAGTATGTGGAAGGTGTCATGAAATCGGAAAGCGGCATGATCCTCATTCACGATCTGGAACAATTTCTTTCCCTCCCGGAGGAAAAGGCCCTGGGCGAAGCGATGGAGGCGTTGAATCCCGATGAACGAAAAGAGGGATAA
- a CDS encoding chemotaxis protein CheW — protein MKKTQIKTPEITENRGAVASGILEATAEGKRAILRSRAKRLAREPEKKGETKDYLEALAFLLAHETYAIETRFIREVYPLTELTPLPCTPDYIFGIINIRGQILTILDIKKFIDLPEKGITNLNRIIVVRQEDMTLGILADEIIGIRNISKGGLNPPLPTMTGIHAGYIRGITGEGIILLDMGKFLDDGKLIIHEEVEG, from the coding sequence ATGAAAAAGACTCAAATAAAAACTCCGGAAATTACGGAAAATCGCGGAGCAGTTGCTTCCGGAATATTGGAGGCGACAGCCGAGGGAAAAAGAGCCATTCTCCGCTCAAGGGCGAAACGTCTTGCCCGGGAACCTGAAAAAAAGGGAGAAACCAAAGACTATCTTGAGGCGCTGGCGTTTCTTCTCGCCCATGAGACGTATGCCATCGAGACCCGGTTCATCAGGGAAGTCTACCCCTTGACCGAGCTGACGCCCCTGCCCTGTACGCCGGACTATATTTTTGGCATCATCAATATCCGAGGACAGATCCTCACGATCCTCGATATCAAAAAGTTTATAGATCTTCCGGAAAAGGGGATTACCAATCTGAACAGAATCATCGTGGTCCGGCAAGAGGATATGACGCTGGGGATTCTCGCCGATGAGATCATCGGTATCCGAAATATCTCCAAAGGCGGTCTGAACCCGCCGCTGCCGACCATGACCGGCATCCACGCCGGGTATATCCGGGGGATTACCGGAGAAGGCATCATCCTTCTGGATATGGGAAAATTTCTCGATGACGGAAAGCTCATCATCCATGAAGAGGTGGAGGGATAA